In Candidatus Terasakiella magnetica, the following are encoded in one genomic region:
- a CDS encoding TIGR02285 family protein, with amino-acid sequence MTDMILHRLKSMAVGALAFALLFCVSVQVFAKETIIWTQNDFIPFYIKDGPHKGQGISDKLTMFFSKHLPDYTHKQEHMNFPRFFALAKRGELVCNPLLLKTAEREEILSYSQAFKPAYAHIMVSSHPIDYPKEGISLEEFLKNDPHPMIVQTKRSYGPVLDRVIKEGVQQGRIRTESYPTKQLFVMLEKNRIHHFVDIENSVTFYNTEHHGEKKLYRIPLKEDRLDRFGYAVCSKTPAGKKLIARINEILKREGDSQEFRDILESWMATENLMRFREFYYREVLQK; translated from the coding sequence ATGACCGATATGATTTTACATAGACTGAAAAGCATGGCTGTGGGGGCGTTAGCCTTTGCACTGCTTTTTTGTGTGAGCGTTCAGGTTTTTGCCAAAGAAACCATTATTTGGACGCAGAATGATTTCATTCCATTTTATATCAAGGATGGGCCTCATAAGGGGCAGGGGATTTCAGATAAATTAACGATGTTTTTCTCTAAACATCTGCCTGACTATACCCATAAACAGGAACATATGAATTTCCCGCGTTTTTTTGCGTTGGCTAAACGGGGCGAACTGGTATGTAATCCTTTGCTGCTTAAAACGGCTGAGCGTGAAGAAATTCTGAGTTATTCACAGGCGTTCAAGCCTGCTTATGCCCATATCATGGTCAGCAGCCATCCGATTGACTATCCCAAAGAGGGCATCTCTTTAGAAGAATTTCTTAAAAACGATCCTCATCCCATGATCGTGCAGACTAAGCGTTCCTATGGGCCGGTTCTGGATCGGGTGATTAAAGAAGGTGTGCAACAGGGGCGTATTCGAACTGAGAGTTATCCAACCAAACAGCTGTTTGTTATGTTGGAAAAAAACCGCATTCACCATTTTGTTGATATCGAAAATAGTGTGACTTTTTACAACACCGAACATCATGGTGAGAAAAAGCTCTATCGTATCCCGCTAAAAGAAGATCGTCTTGATCGGTTTGGTTATGCGGTATGTTCAAAAACACCCGCAGGCAAAAAGCTTATCGCGCGTATTAATGAGATCCTCAAGCGGGAAGGCGACAGCCAAGAATTTCGTGATATTTTAGAAAGCTGGATGGCGACGGAAAACCTCATGCGTTTTCGTGAATTCTATTATCGCGAAGTCCTCCAAAAATAA
- a CDS encoding aminoacyl-tRNA deacylase, whose protein sequence is MGISITLEQFLDTNSVSYDTLTHELTATASQTAEAAHIPGARLIKAVVVKADERFILALLPASHHLNLDMLKDTLLEPVTLAKEEEFTDFFKDCETGAVPALGMAYDMDVVVDSTIADVGDVMFEAGDHETLVRMQAEDFESLVHTATHGYFSRYDKHPEKRGGFRFSHS, encoded by the coding sequence ATGGGCATTTCAATCACATTGGAGCAATTCCTTGATACCAACAGCGTTTCCTACGATACGCTGACACACGAGCTGACTGCAACTGCCTCACAAACAGCAGAAGCCGCCCATATTCCGGGCGCGCGTCTCATTAAAGCTGTTGTTGTGAAAGCTGATGAACGTTTCATCTTGGCGCTGCTGCCTGCGTCTCATCATCTCAATCTTGATATGTTGAAAGACACTTTGCTTGAACCTGTCACACTGGCAAAAGAAGAAGAATTTACAGACTTCTTTAAAGACTGCGAAACAGGGGCCGTTCCCGCGCTGGGTATGGCCTATGATATGGATGTTGTCGTTGACAGCACCATTGCAGATGTTGGTGATGTCATGTTTGAAGCAGGCGATCATGAGACCCTTGTGCGCATGCAGGCTGAAGATTTTGAAAGCCTTGTTCACACGGCCACCCATGGATATTTCTCACGCTATGATAAACATCCTGAAAAACGCGGTGGTTTTCGCTTTTCCCACAGCTAG